CTCGTGCTGTGGGACGACGAGCGGCCGTCGCTCGACGAGTAGGGCAACTACGACGGCGCGGGCGATACGGCGCTGACGATACGGCGCGATGGTGCGCTCGCATCGCGAGCACCGCCTAACCACGCAGCACGGCGCCGGTCAGCGCCGTTGAATCAGCCCCCGGCGAGCGCGCGGACGGCTTCGAGCGTGTCGATCTCGTCCACCGGCTTGTCGTCGCGGATGCGCACGATGCGCGGGAAGCGCAACGCGTAGCCGGCCTTGTGCCGCGTCGACGGCTGCACGATGTCGAACGTCACCTCGAGCACGACCTCGGGCCGCACGAGGTGGAAGCGACCGAACTTCTGCACCGTCAGCGCGTGCAGCCGCTCGCTCAGCGACGCGATCTCCACGTCGGTCAGCCCGCCGTACGCCTTGCCGACGTTGAGCAGCGTCGGGTCCGTCTCCGATGCGCGCACCGCGAACGTGTAGTCCGAGAGGACCTTCGCGCGCCGTCCGTGGCCGCGCTCCGCGCCGGTGATCACCACGTCCAACGTCGCGAGCGCCTTCTTCAGCTTCACCCACAGCTTGCCGCGCCGCCCCGGCGTGTACGGCGACGCGAGCGACTTCGCGATGATCCCCTCGTTCCCCGCGGCGCGCGCACCCGCGAACGCGGCCTCCAGCGCATCGGCCGTCGACACGAGCGCGTTGGGCGCCAGCCGCGCGTGCGGTCCGGGCCAGTCGAGCGACGCGAGCCGCTCGCGCCGCCGCGCGTACGGCTCGTCGATGACGAGCGCGCCGTCCCACGCGAGCGCGTCGTACGCCACGAATTGCACGGGCACCTCGGCCAGCACCGCGTCGTCCGGCGCCTTGCGCCCGAGCCGCCGCTGCAGCGCCTTGAACGGCAGCGCGCGCGCCGGATCCGCCGGGTCGTACGCCAGGAGCTCGCCGTCGAGAATCAGACCGCCGTCCTCCACGCTCCACGCTCCACGCTCCACGCTCGCTCCGTCGGACGAGGCGGCGAGCGTGGAGCGTGGAGCGTGGAGCGCCGAGAGAGCCGCCACGACCTCCGGGTAGCCGCGCGTGATGTCGTCGAGCGTGCGCGAGTAGAGCGCGACGCGCACGGAGCCCTCCGGCCCGGGGCCGATGTGCGCCTGGCAGCGGATGCCGTCGTACTTGTCCTCCACCGCGAACGGCGTCGGCAGCGCGTCCGTGATCTCCTCCGCGGTCGCGAGCGGCGAGGCGAGCATGAAGCCTAACGGATGGAACAGCGACAGCCGCGCGTCGGCCAGCCGTCCCTCGCGCGCGAGCACCGCCACCTCGCCGACGTCGCCCCGCAGCAGGTTCGCGTGGCGCACGAGCTCCAGCGGCTGCCCGAACGCGGCGGCGACGGCCTCCTCCACCTGCGCCTCCTTCAGCCCGATCCGCAGCTCGCCGCTGCCTAACAGCAGCTTCACGGCGTACTGCGCCTCCGCGCCGCCGAGCGACGCGAGCAGCTCGCGCACGAGCGCGCGCTTCGCCGTGCTCCCCGACGTCGCCGCGATGCGCGCGAACTCGTCGGCCACCCACGTCAGCGACACGCCGCTCGAGGGCTGGTCGGCGAACAGCTCGCGCGCGAGGTCGCCGAGCTCCCCGGCGTCGACCGCGCGCGCGTGCAGCGCGTCGGCGTCGAGCCCGGAGAGCGCGACGAGGGCATCGAACACCGCGCGGCCGCCCACCTGCGTCGTGCGCATGTCGTGGCGCGGGAACACGAGCCCCGACAGGAACCGCGCCGCGACGGCGAGCGCGTCGCCATCGAGCGTCGCGAGGTACGCGGCGAGCGCCGCGCGCTTCTCGAGCCGCTTCGTCGTCGCCCGCACCGCATCGGCAGCGGCGGTCCACGCGTGAAACCCGTCCGGCTGCACTGGCACCTCGCGCTCGGTGGTCACGAGCCGGCGCGCGCGGGGCGCGCCGCGATCGCCGCGCT
This DNA window, taken from Gemmatirosa kalamazoonensis, encodes the following:
- a CDS encoding ATP-dependent DNA ligase — protein: MTTEREVPVQPDGFHAWTAAADAVRATTKRLEKRAALAAYLATLDGDALAVAARFLSGLVFPRHDMRTTQVGGRAVFDALVALSGLDADALHARAVDAGELGDLARELFADQPSSGVSLTWVADEFARIAATSGSTAKRALVRELLASLGGAEAQYAVKLLLGSGELRIGLKEAQVEEAVAAAFGQPLELVRHANLLRGDVGEVAVLAREGRLADARLSLFHPLGFMLASPLATAEEITDALPTPFAVEDKYDGIRCQAHIGPGPEGSVRVALYSRTLDDITRGYPEVVAALSALHAPRSTLAASSDGASVERGAWSVEDGGLILDGELLAYDPADPARALPFKALQRRLGRKAPDDAVLAEVPVQFVAYDALAWDGALVIDEPYARRRERLASLDWPGPHARLAPNALVSTADALEAAFAGARAAGNEGIIAKSLASPYTPGRRGKLWVKLKKALATLDVVITGAERGHGRRAKVLSDYTFAVRASETDPTLLNVGKAYGGLTDVEIASLSERLHALTVQKFGRFHLVRPEVVLEVTFDIVQPSTRHKAGYALRFPRIVRIRDDKPVDEIDTLEAVRALAGG